The proteins below come from a single Arthrobacter crystallopoietes genomic window:
- a CDS encoding ABC transporter permease, which produces MTLTAKIPGAPRARSADRSPLRRRLSSSPWLDFALRRAGGLLLSLFVLVVLTFMVVPLIPGDPALAIAGPDASAAAVERLRQDLGLNDPLPVRFMDYVGGLLQLDLGNSFRFGDPVTGIIAGKLPFTAQLAFAAIVIVLLVAVPAGMAVGVLTRGGRRRWLDLGFSNVAGFFASLPPYVTATLLIVLFAIIWRVLPAGGANSFEALILPVAALAVGPTCAVARVVRQETAVVLEQDFMRTARGRRLPALRLHLLHALPNLLTSTLTLTGLILASLLGGAIIIETVFSYPGLGNEIIQAIIYRDYPLVQGIIIVVGIIATLLNLLVDVILGIIDPRTLGAKTHG; this is translated from the coding sequence ATGACCCTTACCGCCAAAATCCCGGGTGCTCCGCGCGCCCGGTCCGCCGATAGGTCGCCGTTGCGGCGCCGGCTCTCGTCCTCGCCCTGGCTGGACTTCGCCCTGCGTCGCGCCGGTGGGCTCCTGCTGTCCCTGTTCGTACTGGTCGTCCTGACATTCATGGTCGTCCCGCTCATCCCCGGTGACCCGGCCCTGGCCATCGCCGGTCCGGACGCCAGCGCCGCCGCCGTCGAACGCCTGCGCCAGGACCTCGGGCTCAATGACCCGCTTCCGGTCCGCTTCATGGACTACGTGGGCGGGTTGCTCCAGCTGGATTTGGGCAACTCGTTCCGGTTCGGCGACCCGGTAACCGGCATCATCGCCGGCAAGCTGCCGTTCACTGCCCAGCTCGCCTTCGCCGCGATCGTCATCGTCCTGCTCGTGGCAGTGCCCGCAGGCATGGCCGTTGGCGTCCTCACACGCGGCGGCCGCCGCCGCTGGCTCGACCTGGGCTTCAGCAACGTCGCAGGGTTCTTCGCCTCGCTACCCCCGTACGTCACTGCCACCCTGCTGATCGTGCTATTCGCGATCATTTGGCGTGTCCTGCCCGCCGGCGGCGCCAACAGCTTCGAGGCCCTGATCCTCCCGGTCGCCGCCCTCGCCGTCGGACCGACCTGTGCGGTCGCCCGCGTAGTGCGGCAGGAGACCGCCGTCGTCCTGGAACAGGACTTTATGCGCACGGCCCGCGGACGCCGGTTGCCGGCGTTGCGCCTGCACCTGCTGCACGCGCTGCCCAACCTCCTGACCAGCACGCTGACCCTCACCGGCCTGATCCTGGCCAGCCTGCTCGGTGGCGCCATCATCATCGAGACCGTCTTCAGCTACCCGGGCTTGGGCAACGAAATCATCCAGGCCATCATCTACCGTGACTACCCGCTGGTGCAGGGGATCATCATCGTCGTCGGCATCATCGCGACTCTCCTGAACTTGCTGGTGGACGTTATCCTCGGCATCATCGACCCACGCACTCTGGGGGCCAAAACCCATGGCTAA
- a CDS encoding dipeptide/oligopeptide/nickel ABC transporter permease/ATP-binding protein — protein MAKTTSSGAVRRSFRWNAGLIAGLALMGTMVLVAVLAPIFLTPAAENLTADSRLGPSAAHWFGTDEFGRDILARSLVATRLTLLMSLGATAISVIGGILIGSSVWLAQRWIREPALRLIEAAVAYPSLIFALLIAAILSPGSMTAVIAIGLAGIPAFARLTANLAASIAHRNYIATARLLGTPSHKIVTRHLLPNMAEPLFVMSTSAFALSLLEISSLSFVGLGVQSPEYDFGRLLNEGLIAIFVQPLQVVAPSIMLVITGLGAVLIGDGLAAAANPRRTARSLFPTRKRLSKPESAAPAPEALLEVDNLKVIAPSGAEIVKGVSFSMQPGEVVGLVGESGSGKSMTAMSIAGLLAEGLTPSAHTLRLGDLDLLTTSDSRALALNVGLVYQDPGSTFNPALRMGPQLTEVSRVHLKQSRQEAHTTMVAALDEISIQQPELRMTQHPHELSGGMLQRSMIAASTVTEPRLLIADEPTTALDVTVQADVLRKFRRYNKEHGTAILFISHDIGVVQELCDTVLVMHGGRILERLTGTDLKEGRAAHPYTKALLSASPSMTGESGRLRTAHWTPDEEPETTR, from the coding sequence ATGGCTAAGACCACCTCCTCCGGCGCCGTGCGCCGCAGCTTCCGCTGGAACGCCGGCCTCATCGCCGGCCTCGCACTGATGGGGACCATGGTGCTTGTCGCCGTGCTGGCCCCCATTTTCCTCACTCCGGCCGCGGAGAATCTCACCGCGGACTCCCGGCTCGGCCCCAGCGCCGCACACTGGTTCGGTACCGACGAATTTGGCCGGGACATCCTGGCTCGCTCGCTCGTGGCAACCCGGCTGACGCTGCTGATGTCGCTTGGCGCCACTGCCATCTCTGTCATCGGCGGCATCCTCATCGGCTCGTCCGTCTGGCTGGCACAGCGGTGGATCCGCGAGCCCGCGCTGCGGCTAATCGAGGCCGCGGTCGCCTACCCTTCGCTGATCTTCGCATTGCTGATCGCGGCGATCCTCAGCCCCGGCAGCATGACGGCCGTCATTGCCATCGGCCTCGCCGGCATCCCCGCGTTCGCCCGGTTGACCGCAAACCTGGCCGCCTCGATCGCCCACCGCAACTACATCGCCACGGCGCGCCTGCTGGGCACCCCGTCCCACAAGATCGTCACCCGCCACCTGCTGCCGAACATGGCCGAGCCGTTGTTCGTGATGTCGACGTCGGCGTTTGCCCTCTCGTTACTGGAGATCTCCAGCCTGTCGTTCGTCGGGCTCGGCGTCCAAAGCCCCGAATACGACTTCGGCCGGTTGCTCAACGAGGGACTCATCGCCATCTTTGTCCAGCCGCTGCAGGTCGTGGCCCCCTCGATCATGCTCGTGATCACCGGGCTCGGTGCCGTCCTCATCGGCGACGGGCTCGCCGCAGCCGCCAATCCGCGGCGTACCGCCCGCAGCCTGTTCCCGACCCGCAAGCGCCTGTCCAAGCCAGAATCCGCAGCACCAGCACCTGAGGCCCTGCTCGAGGTGGACAACCTCAAGGTCATCGCTCCGTCCGGCGCGGAGATCGTTAAGGGCGTGTCCTTCAGCATGCAGCCCGGGGAGGTCGTCGGGCTCGTGGGGGAATCTGGCTCCGGCAAGTCCATGACCGCAATGTCCATCGCCGGCCTGCTAGCGGAGGGACTAACCCCTTCCGCACACACGCTGCGCCTCGGGGACCTCGACCTGCTCACCACCTCGGATTCCCGCGCCCTTGCCCTGAACGTCGGGCTGGTCTACCAGGATCCCGGGTCGACGTTCAACCCAGCCCTGCGCATGGGGCCGCAGTTGACCGAGGTCTCCCGGGTCCACCTGAAGCAGTCCCGCCAAGAGGCCCACACCACGATGGTCGCCGCCCTCGACGAAATCAGCATCCAGCAGCCCGAGCTGCGCATGACCCAGCACCCGCATGAGCTCTCCGGCGGCATGCTGCAGCGGTCCATGATTGCCGCATCCACGGTCACCGAACCGAGGCTGCTGATCGCGGACGAACCCACCACCGCGCTGGACGTGACCGTCCAGGCGGACGTACTGCGCAAGTTCCGCCGCTACAACAAGGAGCATGGAACCGCGATCCTGTTCATCTCCCACGACATCGGCGTAGTGCAGGAGCTCTGCGACACCGTCCTGGTCATGCACGGCGGCAGGATTCTGGAGCGGCTCACGGGGACCGACCTCAAGGAGGGCCGCGCCGCGCACCCCTATACCAAAGCCCTGCTGTCCGCTTCGCCCAGCATGACCGGCGAAAGCGGCCGGCTTCGTACCGCCCACTGGACGCCTGACGAGGAACCGGAGACCACGCGATGA
- a CDS encoding ATP-binding cassette domain-containing protein, with the protein MTQTSNHMAGETDPAGLTGTMLSVEKLSVGVGTGTRYLQILDDVDLTIRQGQTVGLVGESGSGKTTLGKALVGEMPITAGRIRVGGTDLGALSRSERLAMRRRVQLIPQDPYSSLSPRRTIGQTLAEAIDPRRADQRKHRNAIRHWLEKVSLPGEAAERYPHEFSGGQRQRIAIARALAVEPELIIADEVTSALDLTTQAEILNLLADLREDLGLTMLFISHNLAVVRHVSDQVTVLFRGVVVESGDVDRIYDVPQHPYTQQLIASVPGGPAFNIDA; encoded by the coding sequence ATGACCCAGACCAGCAACCACATGGCGGGCGAGACCGATCCCGCCGGACTGACAGGAACCATGCTCTCGGTCGAGAAGCTCTCGGTCGGCGTCGGGACCGGGACCCGTTACCTGCAGATTCTCGACGACGTCGACCTTACGATCAGGCAGGGCCAGACGGTCGGCCTCGTCGGTGAGTCCGGTTCCGGTAAAACCACCCTCGGCAAGGCCCTTGTCGGCGAGATGCCGATCACCGCTGGCAGAATCCGCGTCGGGGGCACAGACCTCGGCGCCCTGTCCCGCTCAGAGCGCCTCGCCATGCGCCGGCGGGTCCAGCTCATCCCGCAGGACCCGTACTCTTCGCTGAGTCCCCGCCGCACCATCGGCCAGACACTAGCCGAGGCGATCGACCCGCGGCGGGCGGACCAGCGGAAGCACCGCAACGCCATCCGGCACTGGCTCGAAAAAGTTTCCCTGCCAGGCGAAGCAGCCGAGCGGTACCCGCATGAGTTCTCGGGCGGGCAGCGTCAGCGCATCGCCATTGCTCGTGCCCTAGCAGTCGAGCCCGAACTCATCATCGCGGACGAGGTCACCTCGGCCCTGGACCTGACGACACAGGCCGAGATCCTCAACCTGCTGGCCGACCTGCGCGAGGACCTGGGGCTGACGATGCTTTTCATCTCCCACAACCTCGCCGTCGTCCGCCACGTCAGCGACCAGGTCACCGTCCTCTTCCGCGGTGTCGTGGTCGAATCCGGCGACGTCGACCGCATCTACGACGTCCCCCAGCACCCGTACACCCAGCAGCTGATCGCATCCGTCCCCGGCGGACCAGCCTTCAACATCGACGCCTAA
- a CDS encoding amidohydrolase, which yields MSTDWIFHSGRVFDGLRLHPNATAVAVSGGRITAVGTDDEVRAAAGPAREYIDLAGRLLTPGFTDAHVHALYGGLERLGCDLTECSGADAVLARIAEFAAISDKPWVTGGGWNMADFPGGTPHADLLDNVVPDRPAFLVNRDHHSGWANTAALRKAGITAQTPDPADGRIERDATGQPTGTLHEGAMDLVGDLVPAPTREEMAAGLLEAQRYLHRQGITGWQEAIIGNYASHPDGAEIYHGLAAEGLLTGRATGALWVPRTVKPDTVADLVEGFATRRDANALAGFPTVSAKIMVDGVPENRTAAMLEPYVQSCACSPRETDDRGLTYLDRESLQAAATALDAAGFDLHMHVIGDRAVREGLDAVAAARAANGRNGSRHHMAHIQVIDPADLSRFAGLGVTANAQALWACHDTQMQSLTIPVLGAERAARQYPFQSLVSAGTRLAMGSDWPVSSPDPWQAIHVAVTRREPGHPDAEPLIAAEALELETALAGYTSGSAWLNRHENGGVIAPGRAADLVVHNADPFGLPAHELSTMAATFTMVGGSPVHIAESALL from the coding sequence ATGTCCACCGACTGGATATTCCACTCCGGCAGGGTCTTTGACGGCCTCCGGCTCCATCCCAACGCCACCGCAGTCGCAGTCAGCGGCGGACGGATTACCGCCGTCGGTACCGACGATGAGGTCCGCGCCGCCGCCGGCCCGGCCCGCGAGTACATCGATCTCGCCGGCCGGCTGTTGACACCCGGGTTCACCGACGCACACGTCCACGCCCTCTACGGGGGCCTTGAGAGGCTCGGGTGCGACCTTACCGAATGCTCCGGGGCCGACGCCGTACTGGCCCGCATCGCCGAATTCGCGGCAATTTCCGACAAGCCCTGGGTCACAGGTGGCGGCTGGAACATGGCGGACTTTCCAGGCGGTACGCCGCACGCCGACCTGCTCGACAACGTGGTCCCTGACCGGCCGGCCTTCCTCGTCAACCGCGACCACCACAGCGGCTGGGCCAACACGGCTGCGCTGCGTAAGGCCGGCATTACGGCGCAGACCCCCGACCCCGCCGACGGCAGGATCGAGCGCGATGCGACGGGGCAGCCGACCGGGACGCTCCACGAGGGGGCTATGGACCTCGTCGGAGATCTGGTCCCTGCCCCGACACGGGAAGAGATGGCAGCCGGGCTCCTGGAGGCCCAACGATACCTGCACCGCCAGGGGATCACGGGCTGGCAGGAGGCGATCATCGGCAACTACGCCAGCCATCCGGACGGCGCCGAGATCTACCACGGGTTGGCAGCCGAGGGCCTGCTCACCGGGCGGGCCACGGGGGCGCTTTGGGTGCCGCGCACGGTCAAGCCGGACACCGTGGCCGATCTCGTCGAAGGCTTCGCCACGCGCCGCGACGCCAACGCACTGGCCGGGTTCCCCACCGTCAGCGCCAAGATCATGGTCGACGGCGTGCCGGAGAACCGCACCGCCGCGATGCTCGAGCCGTATGTCCAGTCCTGCGCCTGTTCCCCGCGCGAAACAGACGACCGCGGCCTGACTTACCTGGATCGCGAGTCGCTGCAAGCGGCGGCGACGGCCCTCGACGCAGCCGGCTTCGACCTGCACATGCACGTTATAGGGGACCGCGCCGTACGCGAGGGGCTCGATGCCGTTGCGGCCGCCCGCGCTGCCAACGGCCGCAACGGCAGCCGCCACCACATGGCCCACATCCAGGTCATCGACCCCGCCGACCTGTCCCGGTTCGCAGGCCTCGGCGTCACCGCGAACGCCCAGGCACTCTGGGCATGCCACGACACTCAGATGCAATCCCTGACGATCCCCGTGCTCGGGGCCGAACGGGCAGCGCGCCAGTATCCCTTCCAATCTCTCGTCTCCGCCGGGACGCGCCTGGCCATGGGCTCCGACTGGCCCGTCTCCTCTCCGGATCCGTGGCAGGCGATCCACGTCGCCGTCACACGCCGCGAGCCCGGCCACCCCGACGCGGAGCCGCTCATCGCCGCCGAGGCCCTGGAACTGGAGACTGCGCTCGCCGGGTACACGTCCGGCTCGGCGTGGCTCAACCGGCATGAGAACGGCGGCGTGATCGCGCCGGGCCGGGCAGCGGACCTCGTCGTCCACAACGCCGACCCGTTCGGCCTGCCCGCCCACGAGCTTTCCACCATGGCGGCCACCTTCACCATGGTCGGCGGGAGCCCGGTCCACATCGCGGAGTCCGCGCTTCTATAG
- a CDS encoding arylsulfatase, whose protein sequence is MNHDGDHPTRGQQDFPGRIAELASESIPAWPRRPRAHAGAPNIVVVLLDDLGFSDISPFGAEIDTPALEELAASGYRLANYQTPPMCAPARAALMTGLNPHRAGFSFVPHIDPGFPHARMELPHDAPTLAETLRGAGYATFMVGKWHLTPEAQMHDGADRSSWPCQRGFDRFYGCLDGFTSLFHPHRLLQDNTPMDRESYPEGYHLTDDLTDRALDMIGGLRASDPDKPFLLYFSHIAVHAPLQAKPEDIAKYRGMYDSGWDHVRSERFAREVRNGLFPEGTRPAGRNSEPGLDVVPWDSLDDGQRLLFSRYMEVYAAAVDNVDQNLRRLTDRLKELGEYENTIILFTSDNGASGEGGETGTRSYFSRFVTVGQELPPEWQADVPRNPELIGGPQSFAHYPRGWAYASNTPFRLYKTHPYSGGVRVPMLVSWPAGLPRTSTDGGVRQQFAYATDVMPTLLDLAGVEPLQRCAGGPAQTPDGRSFAPWLRTARARSERGSQYVELNGRRSFHEGGWKVVAPTANGPGWSPHGWELYHVEEDPAETRNLAATHPERVRALGDRWRATAWANQVFPLNDDGSLFRRRPSTELVLEQPVTLFPGTPTLERYRSSKLVALRSTVIDVQLDYRSGDEGVLVAHGDQGGGYLLYVEDGAVHCAYNEYGRMRRVSAALPVGTTEVGLRFEVLPQLRWRLALSVDGTEEAALGSVVQLVGMCPLTGISVGADRGGPVDWDLYQRRGPFRYQGNLRHVRYTPGTKADYHDEELVDIEQQTALQFD, encoded by the coding sequence ATGAACCACGACGGAGACCACCCCACCCGCGGGCAGCAGGACTTCCCTGGCCGGATCGCCGAGCTGGCCTCGGAGTCCATTCCCGCCTGGCCCAGGCGTCCTCGGGCCCACGCCGGAGCGCCGAACATCGTCGTCGTGCTCCTGGATGACTTGGGCTTCAGCGACATCTCGCCCTTCGGGGCGGAGATTGACACTCCCGCGCTCGAGGAGCTTGCCGCCTCCGGATACCGGCTGGCGAACTACCAGACACCCCCGATGTGCGCGCCGGCGCGGGCGGCGCTGATGACCGGGTTGAACCCGCACCGCGCCGGGTTCTCCTTCGTGCCGCACATCGACCCCGGATTCCCGCACGCCCGCATGGAGTTGCCCCATGACGCGCCCACGCTTGCCGAGACCTTGAGGGGCGCGGGCTACGCAACGTTCATGGTCGGTAAATGGCATCTCACACCGGAGGCGCAGATGCACGACGGAGCCGACCGATCGTCGTGGCCTTGCCAGCGAGGATTCGACCGCTTCTATGGGTGCCTGGACGGGTTCACGTCCCTCTTTCACCCGCACCGGCTCCTCCAGGACAATACGCCGATGGACCGCGAGTCTTATCCGGAGGGGTACCATCTCACGGACGACCTCACCGACCGGGCCCTGGACATGATCGGTGGGCTGCGTGCCAGCGACCCGGACAAGCCGTTCCTGCTCTACTTCTCCCACATCGCCGTCCACGCCCCGCTCCAGGCCAAGCCCGAGGACATCGCGAAGTACCGCGGGATGTACGACTCCGGGTGGGACCACGTGCGCTCCGAACGCTTCGCGCGCGAGGTCAGGAACGGGCTGTTTCCCGAGGGTACGCGGCCCGCCGGGCGAAACAGCGAACCCGGTCTCGACGTCGTTCCCTGGGATTCGCTCGATGACGGCCAGCGCCTTCTGTTTTCCCGGTACATGGAGGTGTACGCGGCGGCCGTTGACAACGTGGACCAGAACCTACGGCGACTGACAGACCGGCTCAAGGAGCTTGGCGAGTATGAGAACACGATCATCCTCTTCACGTCCGACAACGGCGCCAGCGGGGAAGGAGGCGAGACGGGAACGCGCAGCTACTTCAGCCGCTTCGTCACCGTCGGTCAAGAACTGCCGCCCGAGTGGCAGGCAGACGTCCCGCGCAACCCCGAGCTCATCGGCGGCCCGCAGTCCTTTGCGCACTACCCGCGCGGGTGGGCCTACGCCTCGAACACTCCCTTCCGGCTCTATAAGACCCACCCCTACAGCGGGGGAGTCCGCGTGCCGATGCTCGTGTCATGGCCCGCCGGCCTGCCCCGCACCTCCACGGACGGCGGCGTGCGTCAGCAATTCGCCTATGCGACGGACGTGATGCCCACGCTCCTGGACCTTGCGGGCGTGGAGCCGCTCCAGCGGTGCGCCGGCGGACCGGCGCAGACGCCTGACGGCCGCTCCTTTGCACCGTGGCTACGCACAGCACGGGCACGGTCGGAACGCGGCAGCCAGTATGTGGAACTGAACGGACGCCGGTCCTTCCATGAAGGCGGCTGGAAGGTAGTCGCCCCAACAGCCAACGGGCCCGGATGGTCGCCTCACGGATGGGAGCTTTACCACGTCGAGGAAGACCCCGCAGAGACCCGGAACTTGGCCGCCACGCACCCCGAGCGGGTGCGCGCGCTTGGCGACCGCTGGAGGGCCACCGCGTGGGCAAACCAGGTGTTTCCACTCAACGATGACGGGTCCCTCTTCCGACGCCGCCCATCCACTGAGCTCGTCCTCGAACAACCCGTGACGCTCTTCCCGGGTACCCCGACGCTCGAGCGCTACCGTTCCTCGAAGCTGGTGGCGCTTCGCTCCACCGTGATCGACGTCCAGCTCGACTATCGGTCCGGCGACGAGGGGGTCCTTGTCGCACATGGCGACCAAGGCGGAGGCTACCTCCTTTACGTCGAGGACGGTGCGGTCCACTGTGCCTACAACGAGTACGGGCGGATGCGCCGGGTCTCCGCCGCTCTGCCAGTTGGCACCACTGAGGTGGGACTGCGTTTCGAGGTCCTGCCGCAGCTGCGGTGGCGGCTCGCCCTCAGCGTCGACGGCACGGAGGAGGCCGCATTGGGATCGGTCGTGCAGTTGGTTGGGATGTGCCCGCTGACCGGCATCAGCGTAGGAGCGGATCGGGGCGGACCGGTCGACTGGGACCTGTACCAACGCCGAGGGCCATTCCGCTACCAGGGGAACCTCCGGCATGTCCGATACACGCCGGGAACCAAGGCCGACTATCACGACGAGGAGCTAGTCGACATCGAGCAGCAGACCGCCCTTCAGTTCGATTAG
- a CDS encoding formylglycine-generating enzyme family protein: MSCCHSSERSRLAAAATYEPAQEGGRISEREASTPQPGNDSGGRLVKQVRLAGGSFLMGDAFGEGYAQDGEGPVHEVLLSPFSIDATAVTNAEFHRFVAATGYRTESEVFGYSAVFHLLAAAADADLLGRAEGVPWWMTVRGADWAHPHGPRSSWEEIPNHPVVQVSWNDAAAYCAWAGRTLPTEAQWEYAARGGLESKRFPWGDELLGPDGEHRCNIWQGEFPTRNTLEDGHLGPAEVRSFPPNGFGLYEVSGNVWEWCADWFLPKYYRNAPADDPAGPTIGSGRVIRGGSFLCHDSYCNRYRVAARSKNTPDSATSNTGFRTVSF; the protein is encoded by the coding sequence ATGTCCTGTTGCCACAGTTCGGAGCGGTCCCGACTCGCCGCCGCGGCTACGTACGAACCCGCTCAGGAGGGCGGCCGCATATCAGAGCGTGAAGCTAGCACTCCCCAGCCGGGGAACGACTCCGGCGGCCGCCTCGTCAAGCAGGTGCGGCTAGCCGGCGGATCCTTCTTAATGGGAGACGCGTTCGGTGAGGGCTACGCACAGGACGGCGAAGGCCCGGTACACGAGGTACTGCTGTCGCCGTTCTCAATCGACGCGACAGCAGTCACGAACGCGGAATTCCACCGGTTCGTCGCTGCCACCGGTTACCGCACCGAGTCTGAAGTCTTCGGCTATTCCGCAGTGTTCCACCTACTCGCCGCCGCGGCGGACGCGGACCTGCTTGGCCGCGCCGAGGGCGTTCCGTGGTGGATGACCGTGCGGGGTGCCGACTGGGCGCACCCGCATGGGCCGCGCTCCTCTTGGGAGGAAATTCCGAACCACCCGGTGGTGCAGGTGTCCTGGAACGACGCCGCCGCTTACTGCGCATGGGCGGGCCGGACACTGCCCACCGAGGCGCAGTGGGAGTACGCCGCCCGTGGCGGGCTGGAGTCCAAGCGCTTCCCTTGGGGTGATGAACTGCTGGGCCCGGACGGCGAACACCGTTGCAACATCTGGCAGGGAGAGTTCCCCACACGCAACACTCTGGAAGACGGCCATCTTGGCCCGGCTGAGGTGAGGTCCTTTCCGCCGAACGGGTTCGGCCTTTATGAGGTTTCCGGGAACGTGTGGGAATGGTGCGCCGACTGGTTCCTGCCCAAGTACTACCGCAACGCGCCCGCTGACGATCCCGCTGGACCGACCATAGGCAGCGGGCGCGTCATCCGCGGTGGGTCATTCCTCTGTCACGACTCCTACTGCAACCGGTACCGCGTTGCGGCCCGCTCAAAAAACACCCCGGACTCGGCCACAAGCAACACCGGCTTCCGCACAGTCTCTTTCTAA
- a CDS encoding GMC family oxidoreductase, which produces MHLDNIDNLMDREFDYIVIGGGSAGAAVAARLSEDPEVTVALVEAGPDDRNIPEVLQLDRWMELLESGYDWDYPIEPQENGNSFMRHSRAKVMGGCSSHNSCIAFWAPREDMDEWEAKYGATGWNAENAWPLYKRLETNEDAGPAAPHHGDSGPVHVMNVPPADPAGVALLDACEQAGIPRAKFNNGTTVVNGANFFQINRRADGTRSSSSVSYIHPIMERENFTLLTGLRARQLVLDAEKRCTGVDVVDSAFGRTHRLTARQEVVVSTGAIDTPKLLMLSGIGPAAHLAEHGIEVLVDSPGVGEHLQDHPEGVVQFEAKQPMVETSTQWWEIGIFTPTEEGLDRPDLMMHYGSVPFDMNTLRHGYPTTENGFSLTPNVTHARSRGTVRLRSRDFRDKPMVDPRYFTDPEGHDMRVMVAGIRKAREIAAQPAMAGWAGRELSPGIEAQTDEELQDYIRKTHNTVYHPVGTVRMGPAEDAMSPLDPELRVKGVTGLRVADASVMPEHVTVNPNLTVMMIGERCADLIRASQTIQTTTADANLSPSLV; this is translated from the coding sequence ATGCACCTCGACAACATCGACAACCTGATGGACCGGGAGTTCGACTACATCGTGATCGGCGGCGGATCCGCCGGCGCCGCCGTCGCCGCACGGCTGAGCGAAGACCCGGAAGTGACCGTGGCGCTGGTTGAGGCCGGCCCCGACGACCGGAACATCCCCGAGGTCCTGCAACTGGACCGCTGGATGGAGCTGCTCGAATCCGGCTACGACTGGGACTACCCCATCGAGCCGCAGGAGAACGGCAACTCCTTCATGCGGCACTCCCGCGCGAAGGTCATGGGCGGCTGCTCCAGCCACAATTCCTGCATCGCCTTCTGGGCCCCGAGGGAGGATATGGACGAATGGGAAGCCAAGTACGGCGCCACGGGCTGGAACGCGGAAAACGCCTGGCCGCTGTACAAGAGGCTGGAGACCAACGAGGACGCGGGCCCGGCTGCCCCGCACCACGGCGACTCAGGCCCGGTCCACGTCATGAACGTGCCGCCGGCTGACCCGGCCGGGGTCGCCCTGCTGGACGCCTGCGAACAGGCCGGCATTCCGCGGGCCAAGTTCAACAACGGCACCACCGTGGTCAACGGCGCCAACTTCTTCCAGATTAACCGCCGCGCGGACGGCACCCGCTCCTCCAGCTCCGTCTCCTATATCCACCCGATCATGGAACGCGAAAACTTCACCCTGCTGACCGGCCTGCGCGCCCGCCAGCTGGTGTTAGACGCCGAGAAGCGCTGCACCGGCGTCGATGTTGTGGATTCAGCCTTCGGCCGTACACACCGGCTGACTGCCCGGCAGGAAGTGGTCGTCTCCACCGGCGCCATCGACACGCCGAAACTGCTGATGCTCTCCGGCATCGGCCCCGCCGCCCACCTCGCCGAGCACGGCATCGAGGTGCTGGTGGACTCCCCCGGCGTCGGCGAGCACCTGCAGGACCACCCCGAAGGCGTCGTCCAGTTCGAGGCCAAGCAGCCGATGGTGGAAACGTCCACGCAGTGGTGGGAGATCGGCATCTTCACGCCCACCGAGGAGGGCCTGGACCGCCCGGACCTGATGATGCACTACGGCAGCGTGCCCTTCGACATGAACACCCTGCGGCACGGCTACCCCACCACCGAGAACGGCTTCAGCCTCACCCCGAACGTCACGCACGCCCGCTCCCGCGGCACTGTCCGGCTGCGCAGCCGCGACTTCCGTGACAAGCCCATGGTGGACCCGCGCTACTTCACCGACCCCGAAGGCCACGACATGCGCGTCATGGTCGCCGGGATCCGCAAGGCCCGCGAAATCGCCGCCCAGCCCGCCATGGCCGGATGGGCCGGCCGCGAGCTGTCCCCTGGCATCGAAGCGCAGACGGACGAGGAACTGCAGGACTACATCCGCAAAACGCACAACACGGTCTATCACCCTGTCGGCACTGTGCGCATGGGCCCGGCCGAGGACGCGATGTCGCCGCTCGACCCCGAGCTGCGCGTCAAAGGCGTCACCGGCCTGCGCGTCGCCGACGCCTCGGTCATGCCCGAGCATGTGACGGTCAACCCCAACCTCACCGTCATGATGATCGGCGAGCGCTGCGCCGACCTCATCCGCGCCAGTCAAACCATTCAAACAACGACGGCGGACGCGAACCTCAGCCCGTCACTCGTCTGA